One Plasmodium knowlesi strain H genome assembly, chromosome: 10 genomic window carries:
- a CDS encoding dynein light chain Tctex-type, putative, whose product MENDLRGNEKECVERIYSIVDDLLRNKTYSNSEINQWSNVICETSMDFLYSKLLPAKYIISCYILKSASTEAALRFSTYWDTGDKHLQIFWPKDQKNCNMHCYVNVYVLKIAQEG is encoded by the exons atggaaaacgat ttacgtggaaatgaaaaggagtGCGTCGAACGAATTTATTCCATAGTCGATG ACCTTCTGAGGAATAAAACCTACTCCAAcagtgaa ATAAACCAGTGGTCAAATGTTATCTGCGAAACGTCGATGGACTTTCTATACTCGAAATTGTTACCCGCGAAGTATATaa TAAGTTgctacattttaaaaagcgCAAGCACAGAAGCGGCTCTTCGATTTTCTACCTACTGGGACACGGGGGATA AACACCTCCAGATATTCTGGCCAAAGGACCAAAAGAACTGCAACATGCACTGCTATGTCAATGTctatgttttaaaaattgcacaGGAGGGTTAG
- a CDS encoding divalent metal transporter, putative: MSPSGKSKSGASVASREGSNQSRESNLYSSRNGAQESRNNEYGRKGQRRNGKENQANVYSYRMNATKASWQEENEREYVTHRVAAVDGGEVKESRHNNEYELNFIGKDSCSFSKINNDNSNMNSNATSTNFKEEGSSIANMDMDPERARSMYIKKLQSTQSTMHMEGNTDIYKEELMEMKSGKEKMEDCMYSYKNKRMSKSKHKNNNLDDTMDHQLAEEDGDKEMYNHSFYLSDNMEEELSTDGKNISFMKKIKMCFNYFGPGWIVAIAYLDPGNLCSNLNVGLIRSPGDTNNLVKDYTGYHLLWILAYGHILGFIFQVLSMKLGHVTGLDLASICYKEFDKRYSYLLYFFVQIAIWGAHIQAIVGTFVAIHLIFGISVKVAILYTLIEALVYSFLENKSLSLLENVLSVLIGFLAVCFIFNVFMTPINYKEVVYSILYPRIPEGKGFDAMALLGSIISSHVIYLHTNLTSKKRAVIFNDRMLKRYNTLGTVESAGSLFLSCVTNCIIVLTFAEVNIKANERKDAYNLFTAYEVMKKSFGKISMYIWSFGLLSSGNNSSFMCEYASKSVFEGFLNKKINTFLRVLSFRFFLFSILYLFLLYDKYSIDQLTNFINVIQVLLLPLAIVPLYRFSIHKNVLGKFALTKYSKLFVFVIVISIIIANLMLTIFDFIQKVPNIYSVCFAIIFSLLYLAFMVFLFQMPITKTYCRLR, from the coding sequence ATGAGTCCCTCGGGCAAAAGTAAAAGCGGCGCAAGTGTCGCGAGCAGGGAAGGCAGCAACCAAAGCAGAGAGAGTAATCTGTATAGTAGTAGAAATGGGGCCCAAGAAAGTAGAAATAATGAATATGGCAGGAAGGGTCAACGGAGAAACGGAAAGGAGAATCAAGCCAATGTGTACAGCTACAGAATGAACGCCACGAAGGCAAGTTGGCaggaagaaaacgaaagGGAGTATGTCACCCATAGGGTAGCAGCAGTTGATGGAGGAGAAGTAAAGGAATCGAGGCATAACAATGAGTATGAACTTAATTTTATAGGAAAAGATTCATGCAGTTTTtcgaaaataaataatgataATTCAAACATGAACAGTAACGCCACTTCaacaaattttaaagaagaaggatcAAGTATAGCAAATATGGACATGGACCCAGAGAGAGCTCGAAGTATGTATATTAAGAAGTTACAATCTACACAGTCGACCATGCACATGGAAGGGAATACTGATATATACAAGGAGGAATTGATGGAGATGAAGagtggaaaagagaaaatggaaGACTGTATGTATAgctacaaaaataaaagaatgagCAAGAGTAAACACAAAAATAACAATTTGGATGATACAATGGATCATCAGCTAGCCGAAGAAGATGGAGACAAAGAAATGTACAACCATTCATTTTATCTGTCGGAtaatatggaagaagaattaaGTACCGATGGaaagaatatttcctttatgaaaaaaatcaaaatgtgCTTTAACTATTTTGGTCCAGGATGGATTGTAGCTATAGCATATTTGGATCCAGGAAATTTGTGCAGCAACTTAAATGTAGGGTTAATAAGATCACCAGGTGATACTAATAATTTGGTGAAGGATTATACGGGGTATCATTTATTATGGATTTTGGCATATGGACATATCCTaggttttatttttcaagtCTTATCTATGAAACTGGGTCATGTCACAGGATTAGATTTGGCATCCATATGTTACAAAGAATTTGATAAAAGGTATTCTTACCTATTGTACTTTTTTGTTCAGATTGCCATTTGGGGTGCGCACATACAAGCTATTGTAGGTACTTTTGTAGCCATACATTTGATTTTCGGAATATCGGTCAAGGTAGCTATTTTGTACACCCTAATAGAAGCACTAGTGTATAGTTTCCTCGAAAATAAAAGTCTTAGCCTTTTAGAAAATGTTCTAAGTGTTCTCATCGGATTTTTAGCTGtctgcttcatttttaacgTTTTTATGACACCAATTAATTATAAAGAAGTAGTTTACAGTATTTTGTATCCACGTATTCCTGAGGGGAAAGGATTTGATGCTATGGCTTTATTGGGTAGTATCATTTCATCACATGTAATTTATTTACACACAAATTTAACATCCAAGAAGAGGGCTGTAATATTTAACGACAGAATGTTAAAAAGGTATAACACGTTGGGAACAGTCGAATCAGCTGGTTCATTGTTTCTCTCCTGTGTGACAAACTGCATTATTGTACTAACCTTTGCAGAGGTTAATATTAAAGCAAACGAAAGGAAAGATGCTTACAACCTTTTCACAGCATACGAAGTGATGAAAAAGTCGTTTGGCAAGATTTCTATGTATATTTGGTCCTTTGGTCTGCTAAGTAGTGGAAATAACTCCAGCTTTATGTGCGAGTATGCATCAAAATCTGTATTCGAAggatttttaaataaaaaaattaacacttTTTTAAGAGTATTATCATTccgcttcttccttttctccattttgtatttatttttattatacgACAAGTACAGCATTGACCAATTGACAAACTTTATCAATGTCATCCAAGTCCTGCTGCTACCTCTAGCCATTGTCCCTCTCTACCGATTTAGTATTCATAAAAATGTCCTAGGGAAATTTGCCTTAACAAAATACTCCAAATTATTTGTTTTCGTTATTGTTATTTCGATAATTATTGCCAACTTGATGTTAACTATTTTTGATTTCATTCAGAAAGTGCCCAATATATATTCTGTTTGTTTtgccattattttttccctcctttattTAGCCTTCATGGTTTTTCTATTCCAAATGCCTATTACCAAGACCTACTGTCGCCTGCGTTGA
- a CDS encoding DnaJ protein, putative: MSRSQSLENNQIIPKYDYESDREEKSLISNIFSTRKPKHAGAGLVSGLKSVTKGIIVGTSFLFISPYLCAKAEGINGFFKGMFFGLLSAIVIPIISLGVASYQIGRGIMNTPESIAQKALGKIWDDEKREWYDFYYNLDEEANKVLNEINDNGVNGGNSNSNGNATYEKKNDVNDDEYYNKNGNIKVKNDEFYRILQVPTNASQNEIKRQYYKLAKEYHPDKCSDSKAKEQFQKIGEAYQVLGDIERRRRYDKEGKNAINNMQFIDSTFFFTLLFGSEKLDPYIGKLRMVMYVEYEQIYKDEDVQRIIVKEQNKREVQLALHLREILNKYIQGNKEEYIAKFEAEMKDLCQTSFGHVILENVAWSYENCANQFLGDKYSLFGISGKYYKMQQKKRVIGTGLKFVKTLIKTSSLASQIKKKEEDEDMSLEKTAKVNKKIEDSLPAIVETMLNICLIDIDQTIKGVCKKVFTDMSVDENMRKTRAESLIVLAKVMKKIIQDFKKNNEITDTKKLFEDACMRAYQKQDDDYK, from the exons ATGAGCAGGTCACAGTCACTTG AGAACAACCAGATAATCCCAAAGTACGACTACGAAAGTGACCGAGAGGAAAAAAGTCTAATCAGTAACATATTTTCCACGAGAAAACCCAAGCATGCGGGTGCCGGATTAGTATCAGGGCTAAAATCAGTAACAAAAGGGATAATCGTGGGGACAAGttttttgtttatatctCCCTATTTATGTGCCAAAGCTGAAGGAATAAATGGGTTTTTCAAAGGGATGTTTTTTGGCCTCCTAAGTGCAATAGTTATCCCGATCATTTCACTAGGTGTGGCTAGTTACCAAATTGGCAGGGGTATAATGAACACCCCAGAATCGATAGCTCAAAAGGCGTTGGGGAAAATCTgggatgatgaaaaaagagaGTGGTATGATTTTTACTACAATTTAGATGAAGAAGCGAATAAGGTGTTAAACGAAATTAATGATAACGGTGTGAATGGAGGAAACAGTAACAGCAATGGGAACGCGACATatgagaagaagaatgaTGTAAATGATGACGAGTATTATAATAAGAATGGAAATATAAAAGTTAAGAATGATGAATTTTACAGAATTTTACAAGTTCCTACAAatgctagccaaaatgaaattaaGAGACAGTACTATAAGCTAGCCAAAGAATACCATCCAGATAAATGTTCAGATTCCAAGGCGAAGGAGCAGTTCCAAAAAATTGGCGAAGCGTACCAAGTGCTTGGTGACAtagagagaagaagaagatatgataaagaaggcaaaaaCGCAATCAACAATATGCAGTTCATTGATtccaccttcttttttactctCCTCTTTGGTAGCGAAAAATTGGATCCATACATTGGAAAACTCCGAATGGTGATGTATGTAGAGTATGAACAAATATACAAGGATGAAGACGTACAGAGAATTATTGTAAAAGAACAGAATAAGAGAGAAGTGCAACTAGCTCTTCATCTGAGAGAAATActaaataaatatatccaGGGGAATAAGGAAGAATATATAGCAAAATTTGAAGCAGAAATGAAGGATCTATGCCAAACTTCCTTTGGACATgtcattttggaaaatgtTGCCTGGTCCTATGAAAATTGCGCCAACCAATTTTTAGGAGATAAATATAGTCTATTCGGAATCAGTgggaaatattataaaatgcAACAGAAAAAGAGAGTAATCGGTACAGGGCTTAAATTCGTAAAAACGTTAATTAAGACCAGCTCCTTGGCTAGccaaattaagaaaaaggaagaagatgaagataTGTCCCTCGAAAAAACAGCCaaagtgaataaaaaaattgaggacTCCCTTCCAGCTATTGTCGAAACGATGCTAAACATATGCCTCATCGATATCGACCAAACCATAAAGGGTGTATGCAAAAAGGTGTTCACGGACATGTCTGTGGATGAGAATATGAGGAAGACCCGGGCTGAGTCCCTCATCGTGCTAGCCAaagtgatgaagaaaatcatCCAGgattttaagaaaaataacgAGATCACGGATACTAAGAAACTGTTTGAAGATGCGTGCATGAG GGCGTACCAGAAACAAGATGACGACTACAAGTGA
- a CDS encoding heptatricopeptide repeat-containing protein, putative, with product MRRIKNELFLGNSYTLCDLKQRGCLGSLWGGSLHRRGGTHFLKSWRAGKHNFAEKTSPIYERRERGLGSPLFNGISGGNFANGKGASFGDIVQKGKIGELLKHALNEVKAYGGKGTKLSDNALRVVERIFKNNLLLHNLNFIHFNMLLTVISKGEIRMNKEMQNGILHLLHSHISSHSRDIDNTGSAWINIIHLLSSICRNDKTMFRLIRKKYQNGTNEDKEKDANLPFVEKFVRRICESGHFNYSIREISLLLHSCYHLNMRSYQLFDAIFDRLQEEEHHFNCLDVHIFVYAVYKLQLQRYAPFLEKLKKNILENICNFSSGQMVNILLAYTHFYIKEKNEKLPLKTDPFMSTIYNTCWDMVSNLSNREFCNFLNFIVQNEVSLTDEQRSELFGIIFNLLKNQQNNRLKLNQMIDLDVFTIVNFVYKYGSYGTTSYMTDMPFHHLDNLTSQLIEKNKFAPNLLVYLLHFYKQRMASYTQLHFFQHISVNSLDFKMKVILLTTMERYLTVGRTELQRGVSQCTFCIKKYYHDLVKSVYDDLRKGERKPTKENTVDTSPKSYNNTNMVVISNTDIKEILKFIKSKTQNGDYDDLPYREESSDNSLEKETIKLEQMLLNSVSEYVTENKIVELFPLILMNRHVHTDISSKAERIINEHFEKLNEYLLGYKERANIMNKYEKSKNIFHFFEALNLCNECIFTNKGGGDIKQFMIKKKILLRCIDLTPMSEENKKNYFSLHVHMLLFDINNNLDFFINHQLAQISNYVRTPNLNYENILVNFVDIFSSIIKVHPSYYDTYMSQIYMYIFPELFYHHEKLNYKHLSLLFYANLVHILLHLYKRNVFKYHIILSIRLMTKLFNHIINSMDEGTYKLAEAHCTELAECHTRDKDRKGTPSLLLPLNDLIYIYRVLTIFHFADLYGHMNMQELKCFYAFYEVLNFFIFKVHNFCVTDFTQTNKGASNVHATVVNSLNSLFKTKKYVNIICEQVVFPLFIIDILIDKN from the exons atgagaagaataaaaaatgaattgttCCTCGGGAACAGTTACACACTTTGTGATTTGAAGCAAAGGGGTTGTTTGGGCTCCCTGTGGGGAGGAAGCTTACATAGGAGAGGAGGGACCCATTTTTTGAAGTCCTGGAGGGCAGGAAAACACAACTTCGCAGAAAAAACAAGCCCCATCTATGAACGAAGAGAGAGGGGACTTGGATCACCACTTTTTAATGGCATATCTGGTGGTAATTttgcaaatggaaaaggagcaTCATTTGGAGATATtgtacaaaaggggaaaattggTGAACTTCTTAAACATGCCTTGAATGAGGTGAAGGCCTAcggggggaaaggaacaaaactCAGTGACAACGCACTGCGTGTAGTAGAGCGCATTTTTAAGAACAACCTACTACTCCACAATTTGAACTTTATCCATTTTAATATGCTTCTGACGGTTATTAGCAAGGGTGAAATAAGGATGAATAAGGAAATGCAGAATGGGATTCTGCATTTACTGCACAGCCATATTTCTTCGCATTCAAGGGACATTGATAATACGGGTTCCGCCTGGATTAACATAATTCACTTACTTTCCAGCATCTGCCGAAATGATAAAACAATGTTCCGTttaattagaaaaaaatatcagaatggaacaaatgaagataaagaaaaagatgcAAATCTCCCGTTCGTGGAAAAATTTGTACGTAGAATATGCGAATCGGGCCATTTCAATTATTCGATAAGAGAAATTTCTTTACTCCTACACAGCTGTTACCACTTAAACATGAGAAGTTATCAACTTTTTGATGCAATATTTGATAGGCTACAAGAAGAGGAGCATCATTTTAACTGTCTagatgttcatatttttgtgtaTGCGGTTTACAAATTACAACTGCAAAGGTATGCTCCCTTTCtggaaaagttaaaaaaaaatattttggaaaACATATGCAATTTTTCAAGCGGGCAGATGGTAAATATTTTGTTAGCGTATACGCACTTTTacataaaggagaagaatgaGAAACTTCCTTTGAAGACAGATCCTTTCATGAGTACCATTTATAACACATGTTGGGATATGGTAAGTAATCTGTCCAATAGAGAATTTTGCAacttccttaattttattgtacaaaatgaagttagCTTAACTGATGAACAACGGTCTGAGTTGTTTGGCATAATTTTTAATCTGCTAAAAAATCAACAGAACAACAGATTAAAGCTTAACCAGATGATAGATTTGGACGTTTTCACGATTGTAAATTTTGTTTACAAATATGGGAGCTACGGAACCACATCATACATGACAGATATGCCTTTCCACCATTTGGATAATTTGACTAGCCAATTAATtgagaagaacaaatttgCACCAAATCTTCTTGTATATCTGCTGCACTTTTACAAACAGAGAATGGCTAGCTACACACagctacattttttccaacacaTTTCTGTGAACTCCCTAGATTTCAAAATGAAAGTTATCCTACTGACTACAATGGAGAGGTACCTAACGGTGGGGAGGACAGAACTTCAAAGGGGAGTATCACAATGCACATTTtgcattaaaaaatattatcacGATTTGGTGAAAAGCGTTTATGATGATCTCCGCAAGGGGGAACGTAAACCCACTAAAGAAAACACAGTGGACACTTCCCCGAAATCATACAACAATACCAATATGGTCGTAATCTCCAATACAGACATTaaggaaatattaaaatttattaaaagtAAAACTCAAAATGGAGATTATGATGATCTGCCTTATAGGGAGGAATCTTCTGATAATTCCCTCGAAAAGGAGACCATAAAATTGGAACAAATGCTTCTCAATAGTGTCAGTGAATACGTGACGGAAAATAAGATAGTGGAATTATTCCCTCTCATCCTAATGAATAGGCATGTGCACACGGATATTTCCAGCAAAGCGGAGAGAATTATAAAcgaacattttgaaaaactgAATGAGTATTTATTAGGCTATAAAGAAAGAGcaaatattatgaacaagtatgaaaaaagtaagaatattttccatttcttcgaAGCGCTAAACCTGTGTAATGAATGCATTTTCACTAACAAGGGCGGTGGGGATATCAAGCAGTTTATGATCAAGAAGAAAATCCTACTGCGCTGTATAGATCTTACCCCTATGagcgaagaaaataaaaaaaattatttttcgttacatgtacacatgctCCTATTCGATATAAACAACAATTTAGACTTTTTTATCAACCACCAGCTAGCCCAAATTTCCAATTATGTAAGGACCCCAAATTTGAATTATGAAAACATTCTTGTAAACTTTGTcgatatattttcttccataaTTAAAGTGCACCCCAGTTATTACGACACTTATATGAGCcaaatttatatgtacatatttccTGAACTGTTTTATCACCATGAAAAGTTAAACTATAAACACTtgtctcttttattttatgccAATTTAGTTCACATACTTTTACATTTGTATAAACGAAATGTATTCAAGTACCACATCATTTTATCTATCCGATTGATGACAAAATTGTTTAACCATATTATAAACTCGATGGATGAAGGAACGTACAAGTTAGCAGAGGCACATTGTACAGAACTGGCTGAATGCCACACCAGGGATAAAGACAGAAAAGGGACCCCATCCTTACTTCTACCTTTGAACGACTTAATTTACATCTATAGAGTGCTCAcaatttttcactttgcGGATTTGTACGGGCACATGAATATGCAGGAGTTGAAATGTTTTTACGCGTTTTACGAagttttgaattttttcattttcaaagTGCACAACTTTTGCGTGACAGATTTTACGCAGACGAATAAAG GCGCCTCAAACGTTCATGCAACCGTAGTGAACTCCCTGAATAGCCTTTTCAAGACCAAAAAATACGTAAATATTATATGCGAACAAGTTGTGTTTCCGTTATTTATAATAGACATTTTAATTGACAAAAATTGA
- a CDS encoding mitochondrial-processing peptidase subunit alpha, putative — MNANVQKFKIVLFRNKKTGKQLFSSEALKVKRNPNLEKLYSGEKQNLTKVTFKKEKIEDIIKEVKFDYYYFNEGKKNIYKDIPLNIAVIKESELPAFKQVDEKLHFSVLENDLRIISTNRNNSVCSIGLYVKCGSRYEEINDQVNEQGMSVMLENMAFHSTAHLSHLRTIKSLEKIGANVSCNAFREHIVYTCECLKEYLPVVTNLLIGNVLFPRFLSWEMKNNVNRLNTMRSKLFENNELYITELLHNTAWYNNTLGNKLYVCESSVENYNATNLRNFMLKHFSPKNMTLVGVNVDHEELTKWTSRAFQDYVSIPYTNQKEVTPKYTGGFVSVEDKNVKKTNIAIAYETKGGWKTSDMITLTVLQTLMGGGGSFSTGGPGKGMYSRLFLNVLNNYNFIESCMAFSTQHSDTGLFGLYFTGEPANTMDIINAMAVEFQKMNKVTDEELNRAKKSLKSFMWMSLEYKSILMEDLARQMMILNRVLSGKQLCDAIDAVTKEDINRIVGHFLKTKPTVVVYGNINHSPHYDEICKILG; from the exons atgaatgcaaATGTACAGAAGTTCAAAATTGTTCTGTTCAGGAACAAGAAAACAGGGAAGCAGCTATTCAGTAGTGAAGCCCtaaaagtgaaaagaaatCCCAACCTAGAAAAGTTATACTCAGGAGAAAAACAGAATTTGACAAAAGTAACAttcaagaaggagaaaattgaaGACATTATTAAAGAAGTGAAATTTGATTATTACTATTTTAATGAAGGCaagaaaaacatatataaagACATACCCCTGAACATTGCTGTAATAAAGGAGTCGGAATTGCCTGCCTTCAAGCAGGTTGATGAGAAGTTACATTTTTCAGTTTTGGAAAATGATCTTAGGATTATTTCCACCAACAGGAACAACAGCGTTTGTTCAATAG gGCTGTACGTGAAGTGCGGGTCCAGGTACGAAGAAATAAACGACCAGGTGAACGAGCAGGGCATGAGCGTGATGCTCGAAAACATGGCCTTCCACAGCACAGCGCATCTGTCCCACCTGAGGACAATAAAGTCGCTAGAAAAAATAGGAGCGAATGTAAGCTGCAATGCATTTCGTGAGCACATAGTGTACACATGCGAATGTTTGAAGGAGTACCTACCCGTAGTGACAAATCTACTTATTGGAAATGTTTTATTTCCGCGCTTTTTATCatgggaaatgaaaaataatgtgAACCGACTCAACACCATGCGAAGCAAGCTATTTGAAAACAACGAACTCTACATAACTGAATTACTCCACAACACTGCGTGGTATAATAACACCTTAGGGAATAAGCTGTATGTGTGTGAATCTAGTGTAGAAAATTACAATGCCACTAATTTAAGAAATTTCATGCTTAagcatttttctccaaaaaacATGACCCTCGTTGGTGTCAATGTAGACCATGAGGAATTAACCAAATGGACATCAAGAGCTTTTCAGGATTATGTTTCCATACCATACACAAACCAGAAGGAAGTAACTCCAAAATATACAGGTGGGTTTGTAAGTGTagaagataaaaatgttaaaaagaCCAACATTGCTATAGCGTATGAAACAAAAGGTGGTTGGAAAACATCAGATATGATTACACTAACTGTGTTGCAAACCCTAATGGGTGGTGGCGGATCTTTCTCCACGGGAGGaccaggaaaaggaatgtatTCTAGATTATTCTTAAATGTCTTGAACAATTATAATTTCATAGAATCGTGTATGGCCTTCAGTACACAGCATTCAGATACAGGTTTGTTTGGACTATACTTCACGGGAGAACCGGCCAATACGATGGACATAATAAATGCTATGGCTGTGGAATTTCAAAAGATGAATAAAGTTACCGATGAAGAATTAAATAGAGCAAAGAAAAGTTTGAAAAGCTTTATGTGGATGAGTTTAGAGTATAAATCCATACTAATGGAAGACTTGGCTAGACAAATGATGATTCTAAATCGTGTTCTCTCCGGAAAACAGCTATGTGACGCTATAGATGCAGTAACCAAGGAAGACATAAACCGAATCGTAGGCCACTTCTTGAAAACAAAGCCAACCGTTGTTGTCTATGGCAACATTAACCATTCTCCGCATTATGACgaaatatgcaaaattttGGGCTAA
- a CDS encoding MerC domain-containing protein, putative codes for MKNRLKRTYIYIKSNLNNISSIASIICLLDCVLIPVITVVISIFDVAKGSDHGHDHHDHDHDHHYGWHEIVEKVALYVMTPIISFTTIYNFIQLKNISLFLMTLVGITLFVLTHAHIQVPNQNVMNFLRKMHIPLAILAAIFLIGTNRAAHKLLKSKNLDRCCKHKKITNNFDKHSCTEHQSCDHHHHHHHDHHDHHHHHHHHHQDDLEMNEDNYDMHNNKGKNDNSASFERYYHIGFQQNGDQELVRFL; via the exons atgaagaacCGCTTGAAGAG gacatacatttatataaaatCAAATTTGAACAATATATCGTCTATAGCAAGTATAATATGCCTTCTCGATTGTGTTTTAATTCCTGTCATTACCGTCGTGATTTCTATCTTTGATGTAGCCAAGGGTTCCGACCATGGCCATGACCATCACGACCATGACCATGACCACCACTATGGGTGGCACGAAATAGTAGAGAAG GTTGCGCTGTACGTGATGACGCCGATCATTTCCTTTACGACCATTTACAATTTCATTCAGCTGAAAAACATCTCCCTCTTTCTTATGACCCTCGTGGGAATTACATTGTTTGTTTTGACGCACGCGCATATTCAGGTCCCCAACCAAAATGTAATGAATTTcttaagaaaaatgcacataCCATTGGCAATATTAGcggctatttttttaataggtACAAATCGTGCAGCACACAAACTTTTAAAGTCGAAGAACTTGGATCGGTGCTGTAAACACaagaaaataacaaataATTTCGATAAACACTCATGCACAGAGCACCAGTCTTGcgatcatcatcatcatcatcatcacgaCCACCAcgaccaccaccaccatcaccatcatcaccACCAGGATGATTTAGAAATGAATGAGGATAACTACGATATGCATAATAACAAAGGCAAGAATGATAATTCTGCCAGCTTTGAAAGATATTATCATATTGGATTTCAGCAGAATGGTGATCAAGAATTAGTTAGATTTTTGTGA